The Urbifossiella limnaea nucleotide sequence GTGAACCCCGCGTCGAACGCCACCCCCTCCGCGCGCAGCGCCGCCACGAACACCGCCCGCGTCAGCCCGAACGCCCCCGGGTCGAAGCGGAAGCCCACCCGGTAGAACGCCGGCACGCCGTCCACCACGTTCTCGAACGGCGTCAGGCCCGGCACGCCCGCCAGTTCGCGCAGCAGCCGAGCCACCCGCCCGGCGCGCCGGACCGTGCCCTCGGCCAGCGCGGCGAGCTGCGGGCGGACCAGCGCCGCGGCCAACTCGCCGAGCGGCGCCCACGCCTGTGTACCGCGGTGGAGCCACAGCCGCGCCCGCTGGAAGGGGGCGCGCTCCCGGAACAACAGCGCCCCGCCGCGGCCGGCGGTGACGAGCTTCGTGCCGCCGAAGCTCAGCGTCCCCACGTCGCCCCACGTGCCGGCAGGTTTGCCGGCGATCGTCGCGCCCGTGGCTTGCGACGCGTCTTCGACGACGCCGACGGTGCGCGCCGCGGCCCAGGCGCACACCGCGGGCATGGGCACCAGTCCGCCGTGGAGGTGCGAGCACAGCACGGCCTTCGTGCGCGGCGACGCGGCGGCGTCGAGCGCGGCGGGGTCGAGGTTCCAGTTGTGCGGCGCCACGTCGGCGAGCACCGGCAGCGCCCCGACCGCGTGGACGGTGAGGAAGTTCGGCTCGTAGTCGTAGCCGGCGAGGATCACCTCGTCGCCGGGGCCGACGCGGAGGGCGCGGAGGGCGGTTTCGACGGCGAGGGTGCCGCTGGCGCAGGTGAGGGCGTGGGGGACGCCGTGGAGGGCGGCGAGGTCGGCTTCGAGCGCGGGGACGTGCGGCCCGTGGTAGCGGCCCCACGAGCCGTCGGCGGCCGCGGCGGCGAGCACCGCGGCGGTGGCGGGGTCGGGGCGCGGCCAGCGCGGCGGGCCGTCGGGGAAGGCGGGCGCGCCGCCGAGGATCGCGGGGGGCATGGGGGTGGTATACGCCGGTCAGTCGAGCGCGACCGTGACCTCCGGGTCGGACTTCCGGTGCGGGTCGGGTTCGGGCAGCTCGACCACTTTCGCCACCCGCCGGCCGTCGGACTGGACCGCGACGATGAGGAGGCCGGTTTGCTGAACCCGTGAGTGCCGGATGCCGAGAGAGCCGACCCGGATGGTGAACCAGGCGCGGACCTCGAACGGTTCGCCGGCCAGGGCCTCTGGCGGCAGTCGGTACTCCAGCCCGGCCGGGGATCGATCGTGGGCGTCGTCTTCGGCCCGTTCCGGGCGGCTGTACACTTCGGCCCCGGCCTCGCGGATTGGGACCGCGCTCGTCAGACGGACGCGGTAGATGATGCGCCCGTCGGCGATCACCATGCCCGAGAGGTCGTACAGGACGAGGAGCAGCACCCCGCCGGCCAGGATGCCGAGGCGAACACGGGTGGGGGTGAGGCGCGGCACGGGCGGGGCACCTCGCGGGCGAATCACCGGTTTTCAGGCCGAAGGCCTGACAGCCCTCAGCCCAGGGCAAGGGTGCGCAGCACCCGCCGCCCTGGGTAAGCGACACGAATCACCCCGCAGGCTGAAGGCCTGCGAGCCGGCTCGCAGGCCTTCAGCCTGCACGGCCATTCTCACCCCGAACCCAGGGCGGCGGGCCTTCGGCCCTTACCCTGGGCTGAGGGCTCTCACCCCTTCGGGGTGAAAACCCGGCGCGTCACTTCTTCTTCGCCGGCGGGCCGTCGATCGTCGGCAACGGGAAGTCGGCGTTGCGGACGTGCTGCTCCGCCAGCAGGCGTTCGAGCCGCGCCACCACCGCCGGGTTCGCCGCGGCCACGTCCGTCGCCTCGTTCGGGTCGGCGGCCAGGTCGTACAGCTCCGTCACCGCGCGGCCGGCGTTCAGGTTCTGCCGCACCGCCTTCCAGTCGTCCACGGTCACCGCCTGCTGGCCGCCGTACCCGCCGAACTCCCAGTACAGGAACGGGTGCGGCGGCTGTCGCTCGCCGCGCAGCGCCGGCGCGAAGCTGATGCCGTCCACCCCCGGCGGCACCGGCGCCCCGGCGAGTTCGCACAGCGTCGGCAGCACGTCGGGGAAGTAGAGGCGGGTGCCGTGCGTGGCGCCCGTGGGGATCGTCCCCGGCCACGACGCCACGAACGGCACCCGGATGCCGCCCTCGTACAGGCTCCCCTTCAGGCCGCGCAGCGACCCCGCCGAGCGGAAGAACGTCGAGTCGGCGCCGCCGACGTTGTGCGTCGGGCCGTTGTCGCTGGTGAAGATCACGAGCGTGTCGTTGGTCAGCCCGCGCGCCTTCAGCTTCGCCACGATGCGGCCCACGGTGCGGTCCATGCGGGTGACCATCGCGGCGTACGCGGCGTGCGGGGCCGGGTGCGGGCGGTAGCCCTTCTTGCCGTCGTAGGCCGGGTCGTCGCCGAGCTTGCCGCGGTACTCGGCGAGCGAGTCCTCGGGCACCTGCACCGCCGCGTGCGGCACCACGAACGGCAGGAACAGGAAGAACGGCCGGGCGTGCTTCTCGTCCAGGAACGCCAGGGCCTCGCGCTCGAACAGGTCGCCGGTGTAGCTGTCGCCGGTCGCGCCGTTGTTGCCCGGCAGGGTGAAGCGTTCGGCGTTGCGGTACAGGTACGTCGGGTAGTGGGTGTGGGCGTGGCGCTGGCAGTTGTACCCGAAGAACCGCTCGAACCCGTGCCGCAGCGGGCTGCCGGTGGTGTCGAACATGCCGAGCCCCCACTTCCCCATCGCCGCGGTGACGTACCCGCGCTGCCGCAGCAGCGTGGCGACGGTCACGGCGTCGGCCGACATGGGGAACTGCCCTTCGGGCTGCGCCTCGCGGTTGTTGCGGACGGCGGCGTGGCCCATGTGCCGGCCGGTGAGGAGGGCGCACCGGCTCGGGGCGCACACGGCGTTGCCGGCGTAGAAGCGGGTGAAGCGCGTGCCGTCCTTGGCCAGTTGATCGACGTGCGGGGTGCGGATGCGCGTCTGGCCGTAGCAGCCGAGTTCGGCCGAGCCGAGGTCGTCGGCGAGGATGAAGACGACGTTCGGCGGGCGCCGCGGCTCGTCGGCGCGGGCGGCGGGGGCGGCGAAGCACAGACACGCGGCGGCGAGGAGAAGGCGCGGCACGGGTGGGCCTCCGGGGGGTAGCGGTGTTGTATGCCGCGGCCCGAGCTACGAGTTCGAGACCCGCTGGCGGATCCGCCCGACCGCCCACGCCGCCGCCTCGCGGATCGGGTCGGCCTCCGTCGCCGCGGCGCGCTCCAGCGCCGGCAGCGCCCGCTCGTCGCCGGTATTGCCGAGAACCAGCGCCGCGTTCCGCAGCAGCCCCGGCCGGCGGTTCCGCCACAGCGACGTGCGCTTGAACCGCTCGCGGAACGCCGCCTCGTCCAGCCCCAGCAACTCGACCGGGTCCAGCCGCGCCAGTTCCGGGTCGTGCGGGAACGCGGCGGGGCCGGCAGCCTTGCGGTTCCACGGGCACACGTCCTGGCACACGTCGCACCCGTACAGCCAGTTCCCCAGCGGCTCGCGCAGGTCGAGCGGCACCGCGCCGCGCAGCTCGATCGTCAGGTAGCTGATGCACTTCGTGGCGTCGAGGACGTGCGGGGCCGCGAACGCGCCGGTCGGGCACGCCGTCAGGCACGCGGTGCAGGTGCCGCAGTGCGAGCCCGTGAACGGCGCGTCGGCCGGCAGGTCGAGCGTGGTGAGGAGCGCGCCGAGGAAGAAGAAGCTGCCGCGGCGCGGGTGGATGAGCATCGTGTTCTTGCCGACCCACCCGAGGCCGGCGCGGCGGGCGAAGTCGCGCTCCAGCAGCGGGGCCGTGTCCGCGACGGCCTCGGCGGCGCTGCCGGGGGCCGCGGCCACGAGCCACGCCGCGAGGTCGTTCAGCCGGTCCCACAGGTAGCGGTGGTAGTCGGGGCCGGCGGCGTACTTCGCCACCCGCGCCGGGCCGGGGCTCTCGGCCGCGCCGTACTCCATGCCGAGCATCAGCACCGAGCGGACGCCGTCGAGAATGCTGTCGGGGTGGCGGCGCTCGGCGCGGTGCTTGTGGAGGTAGCCCATCTCGCCGGCGAAGCCGCGGTCGAGCCACGCGGCGAAGTGCGCGAAGCCGTCGGCCGCGGTGGCCGGGGCGACCCCGGACAGCGCGAACCCGAGCTCGGCGGCGCGGGCCTTGAGTTGCGTGACGAGTGCGCCCATCCGTCCACTGTACGCAGGCGAGCCGCCCTACTGCAGCGTCACCTTCGCCCCGAAGCTCTTCTGCTCCTCGCTGATGAAGTACGTCGCGCACGCGGCGTCGATGAGGTCCGGGCTGAAGTTGATCCGCTCCATGTTGTACTTGGCGATGCTCGACATCTGGTCCAGGATGTCGCGCGGCTGGCACATGCGGAACGGCCGCTTCGTCGGCCGGTACCACTTCTGGATCAGGTAGTCCACGCCGCGCTCGTCGTACTCCACCCGCTTCGCCCCGCACACCAGCTCCCAGATGCGGCGGAACTG carries:
- a CDS encoding DegT/DnrJ/EryC1/StrS family aminotransferase; the encoded protein is MPPAILGGAPAFPDGPPRWPRPDPATAAVLAAAAADGSWGRYHGPHVPALEADLAALHGVPHALTCASGTLAVETALRALRVGPGDEVILAGYDYEPNFLTVHAVGALPVLADVAPHNWNLDPAALDAAASPRTKAVLCSHLHGGLVPMPAVCAWAAARTVGVVEDASQATGATIAGKPAGTWGDVGTLSFGGTKLVTAGRGGALLFRERAPFQRARLWLHRGTQAWAPLGELAAALVRPQLAALAEGTVRRAGRVARLLRELAGVPGLTPFENVVDGVPAFYRVGFRFDPGAFGLTRAVFVAALRAEGVAFDAGFTSLHLGRSPSRFRAAGERPEVTAAGLGCVGLHHPVLWGDEEDVLRVAAAVRKVYAAREEVRGKL
- the queG gene encoding tRNA epoxyqueuosine(34) reductase QueG — its product is MGALVTQLKARAAELGFALSGVAPATAADGFAHFAAWLDRGFAGEMGYLHKHRAERRHPDSILDGVRSVLMLGMEYGAAESPGPARVAKYAAGPDYHRYLWDRLNDLAAWLVAAAPGSAAEAVADTAPLLERDFARRAGLGWVGKNTMLIHPRRGSFFFLGALLTTLDLPADAPFTGSHCGTCTACLTACPTGAFAAPHVLDATKCISYLTIELRGAVPLDLREPLGNWLYGCDVCQDVCPWNRKAAGPAAFPHDPELARLDPVELLGLDEAAFRERFKRTSLWRNRRPGLLRNAALVLGNTGDERALPALERAAATEADPIREAAAWAVGRIRQRVSNS
- a CDS encoding arylsulfatase, translating into MPRLLLAAACLCFAAPAARADEPRRPPNVVFILADDLGSAELGCYGQTRIRTPHVDQLAKDGTRFTRFYAGNAVCAPSRCALLTGRHMGHAAVRNNREAQPEGQFPMSADAVTVATLLRQRGYVTAAMGKWGLGMFDTTGSPLRHGFERFFGYNCQRHAHTHYPTYLYRNAERFTLPGNNGATGDSYTGDLFEREALAFLDEKHARPFFLFLPFVVPHAAVQVPEDSLAEYRGKLGDDPAYDGKKGYRPHPAPHAAYAAMVTRMDRTVGRIVAKLKARGLTNDTLVIFTSDNGPTHNVGGADSTFFRSAGSLRGLKGSLYEGGIRVPFVASWPGTIPTGATHGTRLYFPDVLPTLCELAGAPVPPGVDGISFAPALRGERQPPHPFLYWEFGGYGGQQAVTVDDWKAVRQNLNAGRAVTELYDLAADPNEATDVAAANPAVVARLERLLAEQHVRNADFPLPTIDGPPAKKK